Part of the Cydia fagiglandana chromosome 2, ilCydFagi1.1, whole genome shotgun sequence genome, TTACGTAAGTCAAATCGACAATAAGCACATTGTATGCTTGATTATGTAAATCTTACGTTATCGACTTATTGTCCCCTGGCCACCTGGCCTCATGATTTTTGATTTACATAAAAGCGGCTCCTTGCATATACGCATTTCAAGAAACGCTTTGGAGAGAGCAATTTGGGATAAATAGACGAGTCTTAAGTTAGGTGTGAAAAAAAGTCGTCTCGATTTTAATGGTATTGATAAGGTATGTTTGAAAACCTTTAGTAGTTCATTATCATGGTATTTTAAACTCTGGTATATTTTGTCATTATTCTGTGTGTCTGGCATCATTTGTGCACTTTGAAAATAGTTTACAtaagtaattaagtaggtatgtaatgcCAGTAGAAAGtgaaatacgtttttttttttttttttattatgcatgggtttactcatggccacagactagccgaggcgtagacgtggcctacgatggagcgagctcgcccagaaggtgcctgttcactcttgatttgaaggttgccgggttataagagcacggaaatatagacgccggcaaggaattccattccttggcagtgcgcataaggaaagtagaagcaaagcgcttagtgcgaattggcggaatatctaccaagtaaggatggaaaccggccgtgcgtctaaaagtccgatggtagaatggggacggtggaatgagctcgtgtagctcttgggcacactccccgaagtgcaacctgtagaataccgacaggctggcgactttccgccgatgggccaaagtctgaagcttagccgttagcttcttgtcgccaatcatcctcctggctctgcgctccactgagtccaaagcggcgagttggtatttagctgagccatcccacaggtggctgcaatactccatacacgaccggacttgagctttgtaaagtgttagaagctgtccaggtgtgaagtatcgcttcaccttatttaggacgcccagctttctggccgcagtttgtgctttagactcaatgaagctgccgaagccgaggactgaactcagctccatgccgaggagttccaggctgtcggtaataggtacagatgcaccccggaaagaaggagtcaggtcgaatggactccgttttgcggaaaatagacacgcctgcgttttggaggcattgaacgtgaccagattgtcatcaccccactgggaaatgacgtacaaaataatgaaaaaatcatcaaattctTCACGCCACATTTCATAAGTTATATCCTCTTTTTACAGATTAAAATGGCCAGGAAACTGCGCTCCTACGTAATACTGGTAAGCTTCACGGCAGTCTTCGCCAAAGACCCTGAGCCTGAACTGCCACCATGTCCGACCAACTTCCAATTCCTCCCTCAAACTCTACCAATGCACTGCAAGATGACCAGCCAGCCTTTCCAGGCACCACCCTTGCCTCCTCAGTTTCCTCCTTTCATGCCTGGCCCACCAGCAATTCCAGGGAATCCTGCCCCTAGACCGGAAAAACCTCTGCCTGCTCCCTTCCCTCCACCACTGCCTATGGGAATACCTCCAATGCCCACGGGAATGAGTCCACCACTACCCATGGGTCCCATGCCTATGGGTTTACCTGGAATGCCCATGGGCATGCCAATGCTCGGTGGTCCTCCATCTGCCAAACTTCCAGTCATTGTTATGCCTTTCTACTCTCCTGATCCAGCTTATAAGGATCCTAGAAGAGATACAAGAAAGCCTTCTGGACCCTACAAGAGGAAAGTCAAGATTATCAAGAAATCACATCATCACCATGATCGCCCACACTCTCACTTTGATGACTCGGACACCGAtacaagctcaagttctgacaCTGATTCAAGTGACTCTGACAGAAAACATTGGAATTGGAAGAACCGCAGGTCTATGAGGAGACATAAGAAAATTAGGTATGCTAGAAAACAGGACTATCTAACGCCTGTTCTACAATATGTTAGTAAAGATGGATTTGTTATATTTGAAAAATCGATTTCAAAAGATGAAGCAAAGGATTGGTTAGGTGATAATAAAGGACCTAATGAAGAAACAGGTACTGTAAATGGACCACAAGAGACAAACAATAAATATGGCCCAATTGAAGAAGAGACGAGGCctaataaaaatgttaatacTAAAGACTGGTCGAAAGAGGCAGATCATAaagaagtaattaaaaatattcaagtaCGACAAAGAAAAGCCCGTCAAAAAGAAATACAACAAGGCATGAAAAATAAACAGCAACAGTAATATACATGTGTAGATGTAATGTATTTATAGATCATTTTGTACTTTTATATAtagttgtaaataaaatattgtatttatatacatGACGATTGTGTTATTTCGAACGTTAAGTAGGGTATATAAGAAGGCGCAAAGTGTTTAGTTCAGGGGGTCATAGTTTACTTAAGTATAACGAAGTctcaaattaaattttataacattAATATTCGCCTCGGAACCAGGATGAGCATTACAGCAACAAAAAATAGGCTTTCCAAATAAAAGGTCTCTTGATTTATCAATGAAACCTCTTCTCTGTGTATAATAAGGATCCGGAACAAGTTATATTGCCTATCCTCCTAAGATGTCCTTTTATAAGGACAAAATCAAATCGAATTTGGAACTATAATGGAATAAAAGAAGGCTCCAAATTGGAAACTGCAATAAATGACTGGGACTCAG contains:
- the LOC134674049 gene encoding ribonuclease 3-like is translated as MARKLRSYVILVSFTAVFAKDPEPELPPCPTNFQFLPQTLPMHCKMTSQPFQAPPLPPQFPPFMPGPPAIPGNPAPRPEKPLPAPFPPPLPMGIPPMPTGMSPPLPMGPMPMGLPGMPMGMPMLGGPPSAKLPVIVMPFYSPDPAYKDPRRDTRKPSGPYKRKVKIIKKSHHHHDRPHSHFDDSDTDTSSSSDTDSSDSDRKHWNWKNRRSMRRHKKIRYARKQDYLTPVLQYVSKDGFVIFEKSISKDEAKDWLGDNKGPNEETGTVNGPQETNNKYGPIEEETRPNKNVNTKDWSKEADHKEVIKNIQVRQRKARQKEIQQGMKNKQQQ